A portion of the Rahnella variigena genome contains these proteins:
- a CDS encoding helix-turn-helix transcriptional regulator, protein MPEMAFMCLICYRKIFVYRPCLTYGSLCFISEDNYTLPYLMALISREIDIKAGSSCCVLLSTHHTLIETSAFLLKYLKDVRNYDIIIFIAPMSIKPILENIGELPIFFINVKSPADMISKEVSIYSSLNIRRYYKWQPLLLTLCEERTMALLLKGYTPTRITKILNLNEKTISLQKRRVMKKYNVSSLAELFIKHRLMQEMHSVLRNV, encoded by the coding sequence ATGCCTGAAATGGCATTCATGTGCCTCATTTGTTATAGGAAAATTTTTGTGTATAGACCTTGTTTAACTTACGGCTCTCTTTGTTTTATCTCTGAAGATAACTACACGCTTCCGTATTTGATGGCACTTATTAGCAGGGAAATTGATATTAAGGCAGGTAGTTCTTGTTGTGTATTACTTTCAACCCATCATACGCTGATCGAAACCTCTGCCTTTTTATTAAAATACCTTAAAGACGTACGCAATTATGATATTATTATTTTTATCGCTCCGATGTCTATAAAACCGATCCTTGAAAACATCGGAGAACTTCCCATCTTCTTTATCAATGTTAAATCTCCTGCGGACATGATATCAAAAGAAGTCAGCATTTATTCATCTTTGAATATTCGGAGGTATTATAAATGGCAACCGCTCTTATTAACCCTGTGTGAAGAAAGAACGATGGCTTTACTACTGAAAGGCTATACACCCACAAGAATCACGAAGATACTAAATTTGAATGAAAAGACCATCAGTCTTCAGAAGCGCAGAGTGATGAAAAAATACAATGTGAGCAGCCTGGCAGAACTTTTTATTAAGCACAGATTGATGCAGGAAATGCACAGCGTCCTGCGCAATGTCTGA